The following proteins are co-located in the Desulfoscipio sp. XC116 genome:
- a CDS encoding D-alanine--D-alanine ligase has translation MSPKIGVLMGGCSAEREVSLRTGEAIYQALSSIGFDAVKIDVDKNIVENLKNQQIELAFIALHGKYGEDGTIQGLLEMLDIPYTGSDVLASAMAINKITTKKILLYEGLPTPEFFTISRSEYNSNALDNINDKIAAMGLPVVIKAATQGSTIGISFVRHQNDINSAIEQAFQYDPDILAEKMIDGTEITASVLGNEKPEVLPLIEIFSTTGVYDYTAKYTVGLSDHIIPPRLPENVQQKIKELAYKTHLAIGCRGLSRVDFMVDQSGQPYILEVNTIPGMTETSLFPDAARAAGISFEKLVGRLVQLTMEK, from the coding sequence ATGAGCCCCAAAATCGGTGTTTTAATGGGTGGATGTTCCGCTGAAAGGGAAGTGTCATTACGTACCGGGGAAGCAATCTATCAAGCATTATCATCCATTGGTTTCGATGCGGTAAAAATCGATGTAGATAAAAACATAGTGGAAAATTTGAAAAACCAGCAAATTGAGCTGGCCTTTATCGCGTTGCACGGCAAATACGGTGAAGATGGTACCATACAAGGTCTACTGGAAATGCTGGATATACCTTATACCGGTTCCGACGTCTTAGCAAGCGCCATGGCCATTAATAAAATTACTACCAAAAAGATATTGCTGTATGAAGGACTGCCTACTCCCGAGTTTTTCACTATATCGCGCAGCGAGTATAACAGTAACGCACTGGATAATATCAATGACAAAATTGCGGCTATGGGCCTGCCGGTTGTGATAAAAGCAGCTACTCAGGGGTCTACCATTGGTATTTCATTTGTGCGTCACCAAAATGACATTAACAGTGCTATAGAGCAAGCTTTCCAGTATGACCCCGATATACTGGCAGAAAAAATGATTGACGGTACAGAGATAACCGCATCGGTGCTGGGCAATGAAAAACCGGAGGTGCTACCGCTGATTGAAATTTTCTCAACCACCGGGGTCTATGATTACACAGCCAAATACACCGTCGGGCTAAGCGACCACATTATTCCGCCCCGTTTGCCGGAAAATGTGCAGCAAAAAATTAAAGAATTAGCGTATAAGACGCATCTGGCCATTGGCTGCCGAGGGCTTTCCCGCGTTGATTTCATGGTCGACCAATCCGGCCAACCTTACATTCTGGAAGTCAACACCATACCGGGTATGACGGAAACCAGTCTTTTCCCCGATGCAGCCAGAGCGGCAGGTATATCATTTGAAAAACTGGTAGGCAGATTAGTACAGTTAACCATGGAAAAGTAA
- the panB gene encoding 3-methyl-2-oxobutanoate hydroxymethyltransferase — protein MEKQKANILKFKEMKQQGKKITMVTAYDFAMMSQVDKSDIDMILVGDSAAMTMMGYEGTVQINLDTMLVFCQAVANAGKHTFLVGDMPFMTYEISTEQAMTNAGRIIREGRMDAVKLEGGERMADTVTAIVRAGIPVMGHIGLTPQSAAQLGGFNVQGKKLQDAKQIVKDALALEKAGAFAIVLEAIPSPVAKIITESVQVPTIGIGAGNKCDGQVLVIHDLLGLFDRFIPKFVKRYANLGADMQKALNTYSAEVREGIFPDKEHSFTMPQDLLQQLTAELQEEGIL, from the coding sequence ATGGAAAAACAAAAAGCCAACATATTAAAGTTTAAAGAAATGAAGCAGCAAGGTAAAAAAATCACTATGGTAACAGCCTATGATTTCGCCATGATGTCCCAGGTGGATAAGTCCGACATAGATATGATTCTGGTAGGCGATTCCGCCGCTATGACTATGATGGGCTATGAGGGAACAGTGCAGATTAACCTGGATACCATGCTGGTTTTCTGCCAGGCCGTCGCCAACGCGGGCAAGCACACTTTTCTGGTAGGGGACATGCCCTTCATGACTTATGAAATAAGTACGGAGCAGGCCATGACCAACGCAGGCCGGATTATTAGGGAAGGACGCATGGATGCCGTTAAGCTGGAGGGTGGAGAACGCATGGCGGATACTGTGACCGCTATAGTCAGAGCCGGTATACCCGTGATGGGCCATATCGGTTTAACACCGCAGAGCGCCGCCCAGTTGGGTGGTTTCAACGTGCAGGGCAAAAAACTCCAGGATGCCAAACAAATAGTTAAAGATGCGCTGGCCCTGGAAAAGGCGGGAGCGTTTGCCATTGTTTTGGAGGCCATACCCAGCCCGGTGGCTAAAATAATCACGGAAAGTGTTCAGGTACCCACCATCGGCATCGGTGCCGGAAACAAATGTGATGGCCAGGTACTGGTTATCCATGATCTTTTAGGACTGTTCGACAGGTTTATCCCCAAGTTTGTCAAGCGCTATGCCAATCTGGGAGCGGATATGCAAAAAGCATTAAACACTTACTCCGCCGAAGTACGTGAAGGTATATTCCCGGACAAGGAACATTCCTTTACCATGCCCCAGGATTTACTACAACAGCTAACGGCCGAATTGCAAGAGGAGGGTATTTTGTAA
- the fusA gene encoding elongation factor G, with product MKNYTTEQLRNIAIVGHGGAGKTSLVEAMVFNTGVINRIGRVEDGTTVADYHPEEAQRQSTVHTSLVPVEVNSVKLNLLDTPGFSDFIGELKGALRVANTTMFVFSAVDGVQVQHEIIWKFVQKSELPRVAFINKMDRENASFSKLMDELNAKFKANFVPINFPIGEGLDYKGIVDVLSQKAYEFGDDGKPKEIAIPDELQDQLEEYREKLVEAAAEGDDDLTMKYLEGEELTPEEIKTGLANSIAITKAVPVLCGSATKNMAIANLSDFLSYYLPAPKCEDGPMAALVFKTLADPYVGRMNFIRVFRGNLKADSQVYNFTKEKNEKIGQVLFVRGKHSEQTPQVVCGDLAVVVKLTDTSSGDTLCDKDNKEALESIDFPIPNYTLAIAPKSKNDEDKLGDAVHKLLEEDPSLRVEKNKETKQTLLTGMGEAHVNIMINNLKRRYGVDVITEEPKVPYRETIRAKVEVEGKHKKQSGGRGQYGHVWIRFEPLAEGDFEFNEEVFGGAVPRNYFPAVEKGLREAMVEGALAGYPTVGMKATLYDGSYHNVDSSEMAFKIAASLAFKKAVPMAKPAILEPIMYVEVTVPDEFMGDIIGDFNTKRGRVLGTDQVDEGTIVKAHVPLAEMFKYANDLKSMTQGRGQFKMEFNSYEEVPAKLAEDIIQKAKAEAEAEK from the coding sequence TTGAAGAATTATACTACCGAACAACTCCGCAACATCGCCATTGTGGGCCACGGTGGTGCGGGAAAGACATCTCTGGTGGAAGCAATGGTTTTTAACACCGGAGTAATAAATCGCATTGGTCGAGTAGAAGATGGCACCACCGTTGCAGATTACCATCCCGAAGAGGCACAGCGCCAATCCACAGTGCATACAAGCCTGGTACCCGTGGAGGTAAACAGTGTTAAATTAAACCTCTTGGATACCCCCGGCTTTTCAGATTTTATAGGTGAATTAAAAGGCGCTTTACGAGTAGCCAATACCACCATGTTTGTGTTCTCCGCAGTAGACGGCGTACAAGTACAGCATGAAATTATTTGGAAATTTGTTCAAAAGTCTGAGCTTCCACGGGTGGCTTTTATAAATAAAATGGATCGGGAGAACGCTAGTTTTAGCAAGTTAATGGATGAATTAAACGCCAAGTTTAAGGCCAACTTTGTACCTATCAACTTTCCCATTGGTGAAGGTTTGGATTATAAAGGTATTGTGGACGTACTTAGCCAAAAAGCTTATGAGTTTGGTGACGACGGCAAGCCCAAGGAAATTGCCATCCCCGATGAACTGCAGGATCAATTGGAAGAGTATCGCGAAAAATTAGTGGAAGCCGCTGCCGAAGGCGATGACGATCTGACCATGAAATATTTAGAGGGAGAAGAATTAACTCCGGAGGAGATCAAAACAGGTCTCGCCAACAGCATCGCCATTACCAAGGCCGTACCGGTGCTATGTGGGTCCGCAACTAAAAATATGGCTATTGCCAACTTGAGTGACTTTTTATCCTATTACCTGCCCGCACCCAAGTGCGAAGACGGCCCAATGGCCGCACTGGTATTTAAAACACTGGCCGACCCTTACGTAGGCCGCATGAACTTTATCCGTGTTTTTCGCGGCAATTTAAAAGCAGATTCCCAGGTGTATAACTTCACCAAGGAAAAGAACGAAAAAATCGGTCAGGTATTATTTGTGCGCGGCAAACACTCGGAGCAAACCCCCCAGGTGGTTTGTGGCGATTTAGCGGTGGTGGTCAAGTTAACCGATACCAGCTCAGGAGATACCCTGTGCGATAAAGACAACAAAGAGGCTCTGGAAAGCATTGACTTCCCGATACCTAACTATACTCTGGCTATTGCACCGAAGAGTAAAAACGACGAGGATAAGCTAGGCGATGCAGTACACAAACTGCTGGAAGAAGATCCCTCACTTAGGGTGGAAAAGAATAAGGAAACCAAGCAGACCCTGCTCACCGGTATGGGTGAAGCACATGTAAATATTATGATTAATAATCTAAAGCGCCGTTACGGCGTCGACGTGATCACCGAGGAACCCAAAGTACCCTACAGGGAGACCATCCGCGCCAAAGTGGAGGTGGAAGGTAAGCATAAGAAACAATCCGGTGGCCGTGGCCAGTACGGCCATGTTTGGATAAGGTTTGAGCCGCTGGCCGAAGGCGATTTTGAATTTAATGAAGAAGTATTTGGTGGCGCAGTGCCACGCAACTACTTCCCGGCTGTGGAAAAAGGACTGCGGGAGGCTATGGTGGAAGGCGCCTTGGCCGGTTACCCCACGGTTGGCATGAAAGCTACCTTATACGACGGTTCTTACCACAACGTGGACTCATCTGAAATGGCATTTAAAATTGCCGCTTCACTGGCTTTTAAAAAGGCTGTCCCTATGGCCAAGCCGGCTATATTGGAACCTATTATGTATGTTGAAGTAACCGTACCGGATGAATTTATGGGAGACATTATCGGCGACTTTAATACCAAGCGCGGTCGGGTGCTGGGCACCGATCAGGTTGACGAAGGCACCATAGTAAAAGCACATGTGCCGCTGGCTGAAATGTTTAAATATGCCAACGATCTAAAATCCATGACCCAGGGACGCGGGCAATTCAAGATGGAATTTAATAGCTATGAAGAAGTTCCCGCCAAACTGGCCGAAGATATTATACAAAAAGCTAAGGCCGAGGCCGAAGCAGAAAAATAA
- the spoVB gene encoding stage V sporulation protein B, with amino-acid sequence MAGYSFLQGAFILLIAGLINRFLGFGYQIAMMRLIGPEGVGLFNMVFPVYIMMLVLATAGIPLAIAKLVAEEVAGNNMPGAYRIFKLSLFILMLTSVFFTVVLIIGAPILTESYFPNPRVYYCLISLVPGIIIVTLCSAFRGFFQGLQQMSPTAITQTIEQLIRVLSGLAFAYILLPLGIEYAAVGLSIGVVLGELTGFIFMLRIYVRRKPVALHYVSGSWRKIYSLGHSLKKISTMAIPVTLTRIVATALMSVQAVLIPQRLQAAGLSVSQATSAYGQFIGIAEALLFMPGVLTMALATSLVPAMSDAISANNLTLARTRILDAVRLTIQVGVPAACIFLLLANELCGVLFGYAQTGIILKVLALAGPFLYLQQTTTGILQGVGRADVPFKNLVLSSLVCIMGIYYLTAMPQLGIKGAAMAVAAGYIIMPVLNMLYLYKIGLFAPSIRESVMMPLVASLGMSLLIICLKKILYGCGFHDGSVLFITLLAGGVIYLVLMLLTGGVNDQDREKFRGLFKFNRR; translated from the coding sequence ATGGCGGGTTATTCTTTTTTACAGGGGGCCTTTATTCTATTAATAGCCGGTCTCATTAATCGGTTTCTGGGCTTTGGTTATCAAATAGCTATGATGCGTTTAATCGGCCCCGAGGGTGTGGGACTGTTTAATATGGTTTTCCCGGTATATATTATGATGCTGGTGCTGGCCACCGCCGGAATACCTCTGGCCATAGCCAAGCTGGTGGCCGAAGAGGTGGCCGGTAATAATATGCCCGGCGCATACAGAATCTTTAAACTATCATTGTTCATACTGATGCTCACCAGTGTGTTTTTTACCGTGGTATTAATTATAGGTGCGCCTATATTAACCGAATCCTATTTCCCCAATCCAAGAGTATATTACTGTTTAATCAGCTTGGTGCCCGGCATTATCATTGTTACTTTGTGCTCCGCCTTCCGTGGTTTTTTTCAAGGCTTGCAGCAAATGTCTCCCACGGCTATCACCCAGACAATTGAACAATTGATACGGGTTTTGTCCGGTCTGGCATTTGCTTATATTCTGCTGCCTTTAGGCATTGAGTATGCCGCTGTCGGTCTTTCTATCGGGGTTGTACTGGGTGAATTAACAGGTTTTATTTTTATGCTGCGCATTTATGTTCGTCGTAAACCCGTGGCCTTGCATTATGTATCGGGGTCATGGCGTAAGATATATAGCCTGGGCCATAGCCTTAAAAAAATATCTACGATGGCTATACCGGTAACCTTGACAAGGATTGTTGCCACGGCACTAATGTCCGTTCAGGCAGTATTGATACCGCAGCGGCTGCAGGCCGCCGGGCTTTCGGTATCCCAGGCTACTAGTGCATATGGGCAATTCATTGGTATTGCCGAAGCGCTGCTGTTTATGCCCGGCGTCCTTACCATGGCTCTGGCCACTTCATTGGTGCCGGCTATGTCCGACGCTATATCGGCTAACAACCTGACTTTGGCCAGGACACGTATATTGGACGCCGTCAGGCTGACCATACAGGTGGGGGTGCCCGCCGCCTGTATTTTTCTTTTATTGGCGAACGAGCTTTGCGGTGTTCTTTTCGGGTATGCTCAAACCGGTATAATTTTGAAAGTTTTAGCACTGGCCGGTCCGTTTTTATACCTGCAGCAAACCACCACCGGTATTTTACAAGGTGTGGGAAGAGCGGATGTACCCTTTAAAAATCTGGTATTGTCATCGCTGGTATGTATCATGGGTATCTATTACCTAACAGCGATGCCGCAGTTGGGTATTAAAGGGGCTGCCATGGCGGTAGCCGCCGGCTATATTATTATGCCGGTTTTAAATATGCTGTATCTTTATAAAATTGGGTTGTTTGCGCCTTCCATCAGGGAAAGTGTAATGATGCCTCTGGTGGCGTCACTGGGTATGTCATTGTTAATCATTTGCTTAAAGAAAATACTATATGGATGTGGTTTTCATGACGGCTCGGTTTTGTTTATTACCCTGCTGGCCGGCGGAGTTATTTATCTGGTGTTAATGCTGCTAACCGGTGGTGTTAACGACCAGGACAGGGAAAAGTTTCGTGGACTGTTCAAATTTAATAGACGTTAA
- the surE gene encoding 5'/3'-nucleotidase SurE, with product MRVLLSNDDGINAPGLRTLRKSLALLGEVLVVAPDRERSGTGHGITTYKPLRTKKITFSDGTYGWSVNGTPADCVKLAIEALMPRKPDIVVSGINLGANLGTDVLYSGTVSAAIEGIINGIPSMAISLTSSESSDFSQAAAFALHIVPLLIDADRDIKNILVNVNVPPGKPRGMKITRLGMRRYVNVFDKRTDPRGNVYYWMAGKPEDTIPEPPAGHAAAKANTNANLATNVDIDVHAINNNYISITPLHFDLTDFAAIKHISKIIEPQLSL from the coding sequence ATGCGCGTATTGCTAAGTAATGACGACGGGATTAACGCTCCCGGATTGCGAACACTCAGAAAATCACTGGCACTCCTTGGCGAAGTGCTGGTGGTGGCACCGGACCGGGAAAGAAGCGGCACCGGACATGGCATAACGACATACAAGCCGCTGAGGACCAAAAAAATTACTTTTTCTGACGGTACTTATGGCTGGTCGGTAAACGGCACCCCTGCTGATTGTGTTAAACTGGCTATTGAAGCATTAATGCCTCGGAAACCGGATATTGTCGTTTCCGGCATTAATCTGGGCGCCAATTTAGGCACGGATGTGCTTTATTCCGGTACTGTATCAGCAGCCATTGAAGGGATCATTAATGGTATCCCATCTATGGCCATATCGCTGACCAGCTCTGAAAGCAGTGACTTTAGTCAGGCTGCCGCGTTTGCATTGCACATAGTACCATTATTGATTGATGCCGACCGGGATATAAAGAACATTCTAGTTAATGTTAACGTGCCCCCCGGCAAGCCCCGGGGGATGAAGATAACCAGGTTGGGCATGCGGCGTTATGTTAATGTTTTCGATAAAAGGACCGATCCCCGGGGTAATGTATATTACTGGATGGCCGGCAAGCCCGAGGATACAATACCCGAGCCCCCGGCCGGGCATGCGGCAGCAAAAGCAAATACCAATGCCAATTTAGCTACAAATGTTGATATTGATGTACATGCAATAAATAATAATTATATATCCATAACACCGCTGCATTTTGACTTAACGGATTTTGCCGCAATAAAGCATATAAGCAAAATAATCGAGCCTCAATTATCACTCTAA
- a CDS encoding YpmA family protein, producing MDRTGTGPGKLELIATKSFSMYEDMYKVIDFLNKNLKDKKVMFGLTKNNEDNNLTITIYEF from the coding sequence ATGGATCGTACGGGTACAGGTCCGGGCAAACTAGAGTTGATTGCAACTAAATCATTTTCGATGTATGAAGATATGTATAAAGTAATAGACTTTTTAAATAAAAATCTAAAAGATAAAAAAGTTATGTTTGGCTTAACCAAAAATAATGAAGACAATAATTTGACTATAACCATTTATGAGTTTTGA
- the folE gene encoding GTP cyclohydrolase I FolE, which produces MIDMGKIEVAVRMILEAIGEDADREGLKETPARVARMYNEIFCGLWDDPERHLQKIFTEEHEEMVLVKDIPIYSMCEHHLLPFYGKAHVAYIPRKGNITGLSKLARVVEGFSKRPQLQERLTSQIADTIMKKLNPHGVLVVIEAEHMCMTLRGVRKPGSKTLTSAVRGSFQRNEATRAEAFSLIRK; this is translated from the coding sequence ATGATAGATATGGGAAAAATAGAAGTAGCTGTACGCATGATCCTGGAAGCTATCGGTGAAGATGCTGACAGAGAAGGTTTAAAGGAAACCCCGGCCCGAGTGGCCCGTATGTATAATGAAATTTTTTGCGGGCTCTGGGACGACCCGGAAAGACACCTGCAAAAAATTTTCACTGAAGAACATGAAGAAATGGTACTGGTCAAGGACATTCCTATCTATTCCATGTGTGAACACCACCTGCTGCCGTTTTACGGTAAGGCACACGTGGCGTACATTCCCCGCAAGGGCAATATCACCGGACTGTCCAAGCTGGCCAGGGTTGTCGAAGGATTTTCCAAACGGCCTCAGCTTCAGGAAAGATTAACCTCCCAAATTGCGGATACAATCATGAAAAAATTAAACCCGCACGGGGTATTAGTGGTCATTGAGGCGGAACATATGTGCATGACCTTGCGCGGCGTACGCAAACCCGGTTCCAAAACTCTTACATCGGCAGTACGCGGATCATTCCAGCGCAATGAGGCCACCAGAGCGGAGGCATTTTCATTAATCAGAAAATAA
- a CDS encoding zinc ribbon domain-containing protein, whose translation MDTPNLFSGLVFCADCGGTPVLHRAHTMQETQNNFMCSTYKKRGPTRSAAKRRADSQNCPPHHRDLYPVDLLSL comes from the coding sequence ATGGATACGCCAAATCTGTTCTCCGGCTTAGTGTTCTGCGCCGACTGCGGCGGGACGCCGGTGCTTCACCGGGCGCACACCATGCAAGAAACACAGAACAACTTCATGTGCTCCACCTACAAGAAGCGCGGCCCTACAAGAAGCGCGGCAAAGAGGAGGGCGGACAGCCAAAACTGTCCGCCCCATCACAGGGATTTATACCCGGTTGACCTTTTGTCCCTATGA
- a CDS encoding response regulator transcription factor, producing the protein MKQVLIVEDDRHLSRGLCLALKDQELEIVPCFDLQSAREQLACAVTELVLLDINLPDGSGLELLREIKTGSNPIPVILLTANDTEVDVVMGLEHGADDYITKPFSLAILRARVKAQLRRDMIRVSKPFVIDSYRFDFEHMEFFKADIAVELSKTEQKLLRLLVENQGVTVSRTVLLDRVWTNDADFVDENALSVTVKRLRDKLDAARYIKTIYGLGYVWAVKRNE; encoded by the coding sequence ATGAAACAAGTATTAATTGTCGAAGATGACCGCCATCTGAGCCGAGGCTTGTGCCTTGCTTTAAAAGATCAGGAACTTGAAATTGTTCCGTGTTTCGATTTGCAATCTGCTCGTGAACAGCTTGCCTGCGCTGTGACGGAGTTGGTTCTGCTGGATATCAATCTTCCTGATGGCAGCGGATTGGAGTTGCTTCGCGAAATTAAAACCGGGAGCAATCCTATTCCTGTAATCCTGCTGACTGCCAACGACACTGAAGTAGATGTGGTCATGGGCTTGGAGCACGGTGCAGATGATTATATCACAAAGCCCTTTAGCCTGGCCATTCTTCGCGCGAGAGTGAAGGCTCAACTGCGTCGGGACATGATCCGTGTGTCCAAGCCCTTTGTTATCGACAGCTATCGGTTTGATTTTGAGCATATGGAGTTCTTTAAGGCGGATATTGCGGTGGAGTTAAGCAAAACGGAACAAAAGCTTCTTCGGTTGCTGGTAGAAAATCAGGGCGTAACCGTAAGTCGAACGGTTCTCCTGGATCGTGTTTGGACGAATGACGCTGATTTTGTAGATGAAAATGCACTTTCGGTGACTGTTAAGCGCCTACGGGACAAGCTGGATGCGGCCCGGTATATCAAAACCATCTACGGTTTGGGCTATGTATGGGCGGTGAAACGGAATGAATGA
- a CDS encoding HAMP domain-containing sensor histidine kinase gives MNEWNLILFVIALAVILLCFAITLLQHCKTKRIMKTLNQMLDHAMDGSFAENTFDESLLSAVESRLKRYLTASAVSAYNLKTEKEKVKELLADISHQTKTPIANILLYAQLLEEQELPEESVDCAAALRGQAEKLNFLIASLVKLSRLETGVFTLHPVSNAIAPMLDEIAGQFAPKAAQKEIRLIMNVTDTRAVFDYKWTTEALCNLMDNAIKYTPAGGSIQVSVREYDLFCRIDVEDTGIGILEAEQAKVFLRFYRSPSVSEQDGVGIGLYLTRQILAGQGGYVKVASSSDGSVFSVFLPRQP, from the coding sequence ATGAATGAATGGAATCTCATCCTATTTGTCATTGCGTTGGCAGTCATTCTGCTATGCTTTGCAATTACACTGCTTCAACACTGTAAAACTAAGAGAATTATGAAGACGCTTAATCAAATGCTGGATCACGCGATGGACGGAAGTTTTGCGGAAAATACTTTTGATGAAAGCCTGCTTTCGGCAGTGGAAAGCAGATTGAAGCGATATCTGACTGCTTCGGCGGTATCAGCGTATAATTTAAAAACGGAGAAAGAAAAAGTCAAGGAGCTGTTGGCAGATATATCGCATCAGACCAAAACACCGATTGCCAATATCCTACTTTATGCACAGCTATTGGAAGAACAGGAGCTGCCGGAAGAAAGCGTGGATTGTGCAGCTGCGCTGCGGGGACAAGCGGAAAAGCTGAACTTTTTGATTGCCTCATTGGTGAAGCTATCGCGACTGGAAACAGGCGTTTTCACACTTCATCCGGTTTCAAATGCCATTGCCCCGATGCTGGATGAAATAGCCGGACAGTTTGCGCCGAAAGCAGCGCAAAAAGAGATTCGGCTGATCATGAATGTTACAGATACCCGTGCGGTATTTGACTATAAATGGACGACAGAAGCGTTATGCAATCTGATGGATAACGCTATTAAATACACGCCCGCGGGCGGCAGCATACAAGTTTCAGTCAGGGAATACGATTTGTTCTGCCGCATTGATGTGGAGGATACTGGAATTGGAATTTTGGAAGCAGAGCAGGCAAAAGTGTTTTTACGTTTTTATCGTTCTCCATCCGTCAGCGAACAGGACGGCGTGGGGATCGGTTTATACCTGACCCGTCAGATTTTAGCCGGGCAGGGCGGATATGTTAAAGTGGCATCATCGTCAGATGGCTCGGTTTTTTCTGTGTTTCTACCCCGACAGCCTTGA
- a CDS encoding ABC transporter ATP-binding protein, which yields MTILQTHDLKKVYGTDENAVHALAGIDLQVEKGEFVAIVGTSGSGKSTLLHMLGGLDRPTSGTVTVDGKDIFSLKDEALTIFRRRKIGFVFQNYNLVPVLNVYENVVLPIQLDGNTPDSAYVDSIIETLGFKSKLQNLPNNLSGGQQQRVAIARALAAKPAIILADEPTGNLDSKTSQDVLGLLKVTSQKFVQTIVMITHNEEIAQLADRIVRIEDGLIVAR from the coding sequence ATGACCATTTTGCAGACGCATGATTTGAAAAAAGTTTACGGCACCGATGAAAACGCCGTTCATGCTCTCGCCGGTATCGATCTGCAGGTGGAAAAAGGAGAATTTGTGGCTATCGTCGGTACATCCGGCAGCGGCAAGAGTACGCTTCTACATATGCTGGGCGGGCTGGACCGCCCCACCTCCGGCACGGTCACGGTTGACGGCAAGGATATCTTTTCCCTAAAAGACGAAGCACTGACCATTTTCCGCCGCCGCAAGATCGGCTTTGTGTTCCAGAATTATAATCTGGTTCCTGTGCTCAACGTCTATGAAAATGTCGTACTGCCCATCCAATTGGACGGCAATACGCCGGATTCCGCCTATGTGGACAGCATCATTGAAACACTGGGGTTTAAGTCTAAACTGCAAAACCTGCCCAATAACCTCTCGGGGGGACAGCAACAGCGGGTTGCCATCGCACGCGCTTTAGCTGCAAAGCCCGCCATCATTTTGGCGGATGAGCCCACCGGCAATCTGGATTCCAAGACCAGCCAGGATGTGTTGGGGCTGCTAAAGGTTACAAGCCAGAAATTTGTTCAAACCATTGTGATGATTACCCATAACGAGGAGATTGCCCAGTTAGCCGACCGCATCGTTCGCATCGAGGACGGCTTAATCGTCGCTCGATAA